The nucleotide sequence TCAATCCATCCTGCAGCTGTTTTCGAGCTGCACGTTCTTGCTGGATGACCTGCGTAACTACTCCTGCGAGATCTTCCATTATATCCTCTTCAGACTTACCAAGTGTCATCTGATTCGAGATTTGAAAAATGTTTCCTTGCGCTTCTGTCCCTTCACCATATATACCTCTTACAGCTAATCCTAGCTGGTTGATCGCAGGTATAATCCGGCTCATCTTTTTTGTGAGGACGAGTGCGGGAAGATGCATCATGACGGAAGCTCTTAGTCCCGTTCCTACATTTGTCGGACAGCTTGTTAAATATCCGCGCTTTTCATCAAACGCATAATCCACACTTTTTTCAATCAAATCATCTATTTCATTGGCTTTATGAAGCACTTCTTCTAACTGAAAACCTGGTGCTAAACATTGAATGCGTATATGATCTTCTTCGTTCAGCATGATGCTGACTGACTCATCGTCATTCATGAGTACTGCACCATATTTCGCTTGTTCTGCTAGATTGGGACTTATAAGATGTTTCTCAACAAGTACCCGTTTTTGAATAGGTTTTAACTTCTCCATCATCAGCATTTCAAAATTTTCTGCTTCAGCTGCGTCATTTTCTCCATTCATGCAAGAAGAAATGGAAGCTATCACTTCATGAGCTGATTCTTTGTCTGCTGCGATGGGAAAAACAAACTGATGAATATTTCTTGCGAGTCGGACACGGCTTGAGAGAACAATATCTGATTCAGGTCCTTCCCTTTTCATCCAGGGACTGATTGCGTCACTGATAAATCGTTCTAAAGACATCGGTTACGAATCCCTCCCCTGTTCCAAGCGGTGTTCGATTTCTCTGATGATATCTCTTGTTTCAGCAGCTTTTTCAAATTCCTCATTTAATATATACTGCTGCAAAGCTTGCTTTAATTGCTGAAGCTGTTTTTTTTCTTGAATGCTGCTCCCTGCCCGCAGAGGAATCTTTCCTGCATGTAAGGTATTACCGCCATGAACCCTCTTAAAGATCGGATTCAGTTTGGAATCAAACGCCTTATAGCAGTTTTCACATCCAAAACGGCCAATTTTAGCAAACTGATAATAACTCATCCCGCATTTTTCACAGCTTAACGAGGGCGGAATGAAGTTGGATGATGGGGTGTTTGGGACATGTCCATCACCGTGTAAAAGACCAGAAAGCAATTGGTGAATGGAAAATGAATTCGACCCCGGCATGAATTCTCCTTTTTCTTTGGCACAATGTTCACAAATGTGAAATTCCGTTTTCTCTCCATTTATGATTTTGGTAAAATGCAATGAAGCTTCACGTTCATGGCACTCTTCACAATTCATTCTGCTCCCTCCTTTTATATAGAATGAAAAAAAGGGCTATGTGGTTCGGTATTTTAACGTTTTTATCATAGCTTTTAAAAGTTCTGCACGTAATTCATCTCGATGCGGAAGATTAAGCTTTAATATAGAACGATCCATAACGCTCAGCATCAGCCTCGCTTCCCGTTCGGAAACAATCGTCTCTTCCATAAGTCTCTTTATTACATTTTCTGCGTTGCCTTGCGATATCCTTTCACCAATTAAGGTGGTTAAGTGATCAATTAGATGAGCAGAGCTTTCGGTACGGACCTTCATGATCCGAATATAGCCGCCTCCACCTCTTTTACTTTCCACTACAAATCCTTTTTCAATCGTAAATCTCGTATTTATCACATAGTTTATTTGAGAAGGCACGCATTGAAACCTTTCGGCAATATCCGTCCTTTTAATTTCGATGGCCGGATCATTCGAGCTTGAGAGAATTTGCTTTAAGTAATTTTCAATTACATCTGAAATATTCCTCATTTCCCCTCCCCCTTCTGACTTTGACTAACTTTGACTATAACATTATTATAGCCTGCTTTTTTCCGAAAATGCAAATCTCTATCCACCATTATTGCCTCATGCTCCTCTTCCTAACCTGTATGATTCTGTCGAAATGATGATGATTTTGGAGGGGTATGATATGAGGGGATTGGGATTTGTTTAGAGATCTGGCGATGGTTAGTTGTGTCTGGTTAGTTGCGCCAGGTTAGTTGTGAAAGTATGTTGTTGTTGGATGTGCAATGTGTTCTGCGTGGTTGAGGAGACGTGAGTGAGGTTTAGATGAATGCGGTAAGTCGATGGGTGTCGAAAATTCGATAAAAAATTTTATCTGTGAAATTATGAAGCTTATCCGCGAATATATGGATGATTACCGCAAAAAAAAATAGGATTA is from Fictibacillus sp. b24 and encodes:
- a CDS encoding protein arginine kinase translates to MSLERFISDAISPWMKREGPESDIVLSSRVRLARNIHQFVFPIAADKESAHEVIASISSCMNGENDAAEAENFEMLMMEKLKPIQKRVLVEKHLISPNLAEQAKYGAVLMNDDESVSIMLNEEDHIRIQCLAPGFQLEEVLHKANEIDDLIEKSVDYAFDEKRGYLTSCPTNVGTGLRASVMMHLPALVLTKKMSRIIPAINQLGLAVRGIYGEGTEAQGNIFQISNQMTLGKSEEDIMEDLAGVVTQVIQQERAARKQLQDGLKLQLEDKLFRSLGTLENCRIIQSKEAAKCLSDVRLGIDLEILPGISKTILNELMILTQPGFLQQYAGEVLTPEERDIRRATLIRERIKLENR
- a CDS encoding UvrB/UvrC motif-containing protein translates to MNCEECHEREASLHFTKIINGEKTEFHICEHCAKEKGEFMPGSNSFSIHQLLSGLLHGDGHVPNTPSSNFIPPSLSCEKCGMSYYQFAKIGRFGCENCYKAFDSKLNPIFKRVHGGNTLHAGKIPLRAGSSIQEKKQLQQLKQALQQYILNEEFEKAAETRDIIREIEHRLEQGRDS
- a CDS encoding CtsR family transcriptional regulator, translated to MRNISDVIENYLKQILSSSNDPAIEIKRTDIAERFQCVPSQINYVINTRFTIEKGFVVESKRGGGGYIRIMKVRTESSAHLIDHLTTLIGERISQGNAENVIKRLMEETIVSEREARLMLSVMDRSILKLNLPHRDELRAELLKAMIKTLKYRTT